The Fictibacillus arsenicus genome contains a region encoding:
- the glmM gene encoding phosphoglucosamine mutase has product MGKYFGTDGVRGVANTELTPELAFKLGRFGGYILTKDTDKPKILIGRDTRISGQMLEGALIAGLLSIGAEVMRLGVISTPGVAFITKALGAQAGIMISASHNPVADNGIKFFGADGFKLLDEQEAEIEALLDKDTDELPRPVGGDLGSVSDYFEGGQKYMQYLKQTIPGDFSGLHIALDCAHGATSSHAPHLFADLEADISTMGTSPNGLNINEGVGSTHPEKLAALVKEKGCDMGLAFDGDGDRLIAIDEKGNIVDGDQIMFICAKHLKDQGRLKQDTVVSTVMSNLGFYKAVEASGMKSAQTAVGDRYVMEEMRKNDFNLGGEQSGHIIFLDYTTTGDGLLSGIQLASILKATGKPLSELAGEMKKFPQLLINVKVADKSKLNGNEAIKTAIDQVETELEGNGRVLVRPSGTEPLVRVMVEAPTEELCQKHAETIVEVVKKELV; this is encoded by the coding sequence ATGGGAAAATATTTTGGTACCGACGGAGTAAGAGGAGTTGCAAATACAGAGCTAACGCCTGAACTTGCGTTTAAATTAGGACGTTTCGGAGGATATATTCTAACAAAAGATACAGATAAGCCAAAGATCTTGATCGGCCGTGATACACGAATTTCAGGACAAATGCTAGAAGGCGCTCTTATAGCTGGACTTTTATCCATCGGTGCAGAAGTAATGCGCTTAGGTGTTATTTCAACACCTGGAGTTGCTTTTATTACAAAAGCGCTGGGAGCACAAGCGGGAATCATGATCTCAGCTTCGCATAATCCAGTTGCAGATAACGGGATTAAATTCTTTGGAGCTGATGGTTTTAAGCTTTTAGATGAGCAAGAAGCGGAGATTGAAGCACTTTTAGATAAGGATACAGACGAACTGCCTCGTCCTGTAGGAGGCGACCTGGGATCTGTCAGCGATTATTTCGAAGGCGGACAGAAGTACATGCAATATTTAAAACAAACGATACCTGGAGACTTCTCAGGATTGCATATCGCACTTGACTGTGCACACGGTGCTACATCATCACATGCACCGCACTTATTTGCTGATCTAGAAGCAGATATTTCAACGATGGGCACTAGTCCGAACGGCTTAAACATCAATGAAGGTGTTGGAAGCACACATCCGGAGAAGCTTGCTGCGCTTGTAAAAGAAAAAGGCTGTGACATGGGATTGGCTTTTGATGGTGATGGAGACCGCTTGATCGCGATCGATGAAAAAGGAAACATTGTCGATGGTGACCAAATTATGTTCATCTGTGCGAAGCATCTTAAAGACCAGGGCCGTCTGAAGCAGGATACGGTTGTATCAACCGTTATGAGTAACCTTGGATTTTATAAGGCAGTCGAAGCAAGCGGAATGAAATCTGCTCAAACGGCTGTTGGTGACCGTTACGTAATGGAAGAGATGCGCAAGAACGATTTCAACCTTGGCGGAGAGCAGTCCGGCCACATTATCTTCTTGGATTACACAACAACAGGTGATGGACTTCTTTCTGGAATCCAGCTTGCATCTATTTTAAAAGCAACTGGCAAACCACTATCAGAACTTGCAGGAGAGATGAAAAAATTCCCTCAGCTATTAATCAATGTTAAAGTAGCAGATAAATCTAAGCTGAACGGAAATGAAGCGATTAAAACGGCTATCGATCAAGTAGAAACAGAACTTGAAGGGAACGGCCGAGTGCTTGTGCGTCCTTCTGGAACGGAACCGCTTGTGCGCGTAATGGTAGAAGCACCTACAGAAGAACTTTGCCAAAAGCATGCAGAAACAATCGTAGAAGTCGTTAAAAAAGAGTTAGTATAA